From the Parus major isolate Abel chromosome 1A, Parus_major1.1, whole genome shotgun sequence genome, the window ATATCACCCCAGATCACAATTCCAGAAGCACCCAGTGCAGCAGATTCTCCAATGGTATTTACCAGGTCATCCTGAAGGAAAATATGCAAAGAACCATACAAATATAAGTAATCTGTAACATAatggcaaatgaaaaaaagcataTAGTGAATGACATGTCCAAAATAACTACTTTGAAGACAGCAAGCAATGATACACAATGCAAATGTCCTGTTCTCAATTGCACAATTTTTTCCTGGATTGCACAGGTGGTAGCTGAAAATGTTGCCAACAATATCCAATTTATATATGCCATCAGGTTAGAAGAACAATGCCGTAAAACTCAGCCAGTGCTTAGGCATACATACATTCCTCCAACCATGTTAAAGCTTATTTTGCTTCATTGTCTCCTGACTGCTCAAAGTCGGTAGCAACTGGTTTCACTAATCCTGTGATATAAAGATACTGGAAAGcatagcttttttttgtttggtggtttttggggggtttttttagtttatttctgTTACCAGAAAGTGCTAAAACAGAAAAGTAGCAAGAGAAAAAGCTTTCCACTGTAGGAATCCCTCTTTTCCAGAGAATTATTTGGGAAGTTTGTTTCTGTTCAGTTCTCCTTTTGGGGTCAGCTATTAGCCCAGTCCTAGCAAAATGCTAAGGCCTATATGGGGTGGGAGAGGACCATGatagtgaaaaaaaccaacaaaaaaacaagttaCTGTAGGgcacaacaacaacaacaacaacaacaacaacaccaACAACAACAACGTAAAGATTATAGGATTTCAGTTATTCATTAGGATCCCAGCAGGGCCCCTGTGAGCACCCCTTACTCCCTCAAAGTatccacagggctggggacaacACTTGCTAATGCTCTGTGCAGGATGTGGGAAGACACCAGACAGAATGGCATCACCAGGACACTAACTTCCCCTTCCTCATGGGCTGGAACACCAAGAAGAGATTCCCCAGAGTGGTGGTATCTCTGATAGGGTGGATGCCTATAAAAATGTGATAGGAAAAGTATAGACAGAACTGCAATAAGATGATTGGATTTTAATCAGAGCCTGACCTTAACTAACCAATGACATGctgaaataccatttttaaagctatttgCTTACAGCTAATGACAGAATTTTCTCACTAGCTTTAAAcactttttaaggaaataaaggcccaattttacttttattttttttcttataacCTAAAAAGCAGGCAGTGGGTGAGCCCAGTATTACTAATTCTCTTTGCAAGACTTTGCTTGTATCTCTTTCCTCTAAATGTGATAAATATGATTTCTAGTTTTGTGATATTTTGTTACATGTGAGGACAACTCATAGCATAAAACACTGATAAATATAATgagaaaggttttaaaatagACCTCTTAGCGTTCTGTTTGGTCAAATTTCTTTGAtggattaatttaaattttaggcAAAATTGTACACTTCTTTCTGTTGCAGTATAGTATATTTGCTAAATAAGTGTCACCTGGTAATTTCTTGCCATATAAATTGAACTTCTTAAGGTCTAGCTTCACTCACCTCAGAGAGATATTCCTCATAGACATCTGTGAATACTGGACGCGTATATACAAAAACTGGGAGGGGATGACTAGAGTTGGAGACATGGGATGTTCTAATGGCTTCTTGAACTCTGTTGCGAACAAAGAGTTGAGCATTTCTGGAAGATTTTAAGGCTGTCTctagatagatagatggataAAGTGCTGTGCTTTTCTCCCACAACCAGTTAAgttcattatttctttctatttcaaTATCTAAACAGGTTCCTGTATaattgtgggggttttgtttgtaaTCATAGTTATAACAGTCTGGATAAAGGTAATATCCCCACAGACGATTTGGTTTAGTTTCTATGCCCAGCTTCAAAGtttccaacataaatgattTTGCTGCAAATTCAAATTCCATTTTAGCTATAGCTCTGGCTTCAGCTTCTGATAGACTGAGATCTCTCTGCTGAACTAGCTCAATGGATTCCTGTCTATAAATATCTTTTGATCCCCAGTTCCTTATCCACACAGGTCTCCAGTTTTCCCAGTCAATGACAGCCAATCCAAGTTGTTCATCTGAAGGTATGTAGAACTGGATGTcctctttggctttttttaaatgcttctccAGCAGCGAGAGTTGAGGGAGTCCGCCATGGAATGCCTCTCCTGTGATTTCATTTTTGTAAGGGTAGTAGCCAAGCCTGTCTGGATAGAAGAGAGTGATGTTTTGCCCAATGGATGTCTTTAATGTGCTTCcaattagaggaaaaaaattcatgtcCAGCTGCACTCCAGTCCTTTCAGTACAAAGTTCTGTAGGAGCATTCCAGATAGAAAGGAAAGGTGAATTAGAAACAAGTGGACGAGCTCTTATGTTCAGAGATGAGCAGCAAGAAACTAGAAGAGTGGCAAACACCACACCAGATGCTAGAGGATACATACAGGTAACACAGATGCCAAAACTTTGTATTTGTCTTACAGTTTCCATTGTAGCATGTGCACTGACATTAGGTGCTTCTGTtcagacaaaaattaaatgctctGTGGGTTCTCAGAATGTTGGTAGTCTGTGAAAAACTTTACCATACAGTATATTTCTTCAGATTAATACCTATTAAGCAATATTTTTGGGTGTAAAATAGGGGTGTCCTTTTTACAAGGCTCTCTGTCATTTCAGGCTGCAGGAAACTTTTCAACAACTTCTCAGACCTaatgcagaaaaagaagcaaatgtaaaataagaaattatacATATTTAATTCCTAACCTTGAAACAAATaccatttctgatttttaatgtaTTGTAATGCTTGAATACAATTCctctttgaaggaaaagaacTATGTACAATCATAGAGAAATAAACTGTACTATTCCACTGTCAGTTTTACACTTAAAAATTAGATGTAAAAAACCTAGATTTAAAACAGAGAGTGGAACACTATTCAGTGGCTAATAGATCAGAGTGAGTGTGCTCAGAAGCAGTCCTGATTGTGTCAGTTACTGATGTCTGTAAAAATGAGCAGTTTCATAGTGACTTCTCTTAATCAACAGcaatacatatataatatttctCACCTACATCAAAATAAAGCTCTAatctttcatttgtttattttacagaGCCCTTaagggaaaacacaaaacaaacctgGACTGTTTTACACTGGCAAAAAACCAATTGATGGATAGTCATTTAAGTCAGTGAGGTATCTGAAATATTGTAGGCATTCTATTTTCTGTCCAGGACTCTTTTAAACAGGCTCCAACACCTGTGTATCACTTTGGTATATAGCCAGCTATATGTTATTTCAGGCCATTTGAGATGTATGATGAAGTGGCCCTGAGTCAAAGTCTGCCCAGGGATGCAGTTCGTTAGGAAAGCTGAGGCTATCCATACACCCACGGTGAGCAGTCACACTTAGTGGTGATAGCCTCAGTACAGGCATTAGCTTTTACATAGAATCCCACTAGCTAAAGCATTCTCTGTGCAGTAACTCCTAAATCTACATTCCTTCTGATTTTGAAATGGTTCAAACCTGAATCCATCACTTTCTGTAGAGGCCTTGTGATGAGGCAATAGGGAATGTAAGGGTTATATGAGTGTACACAAAAACACAGGGGTCAACATGAGTGGGCCATGGAGTGGCTGACAAAATCTCTAaggacagattaaaaaaaaagcaaagaagatTTTAGTTTGTATGTATTGAATTCAGCAAGGAGTGGAATCTACAAATCTTTGTACAGAACCAGTGAGTGGACTGAAATCTAAACGTTGATGCAGATATTTCATCAttccacagctgctgttgtGATAACTAGAGAAACCCTGACAAGAATCAGTAGACTTAGATCACAGATCTGATCACCAGGAAAGGTGTGTCTCTGCtcatttaaattgctttaagAGCAGCACCTCATTTGCATGGGATCTGCTTGATGAAACTTGTAGGAAACAAGTCTCCATACATTTCCCACAGCTGCCCAGAGGTgacatcagggaaaaaaacatctctcCTCCGAGCTAAACAATTTTggctctcagcctctcctcatatGACAAATGCTGTAATCCCTTATTCATCTTTGTAGCAATTTGCTAGATTTACTTCAGTATGACCATTGCTTTATTGTACTGGAGAGCTCAGAGGTGGACCCCACACTCCAGATGTCACATCATCAGTGCTAAATAGAAGgaataaacacatttcttgaCATGTTGGTGGTGTATACTCTTGTTAGTGTCACCCAAAAGGCTGTTGGTCTTCACAGCTGCAAGGATGCATTACTCAATCCAGTCAACTGTGTAGAGTCTATTCTGCAACTTTATTCCAGCCATTCAGCTCACAAGCCTGTACTGGTGCATGAGGTTATTCCTCTCCAGATGTAGGGCTTGATGTTTTCTTAcgttgaacttcatgaggttcctGTCAGCCTCTTTCTCCAGTCAGTGGAGGTCCCTCTAAATAGCAGCATGATCCTGTGGTATATCAACCACTCCCAAATCTGGAGTATCTGTAAACTTGCCACAGGAGCACTCTTCCCCATTGTTCAGATAATTAATCaagatatatatagatatatttatatagtattGAACCGAGTATGAACCCTTAGTGTACATTACTATAAACAGGCTTCCAGCTGGATTGTGGTGGGCCTTCAGCTATACATCCTGAACTAATCACAACCCTTTGAGCCTGACAGTTCAGCCAGTTTTCAGTTTCACGCCTAGTTATCTACCTTGTACTTAATCAGTGAGAACATTACAGGAGACTATGTTGAAAGTCTTGCTAAAATCAAGATCAACAGTATCTAATGCTCTCCCCCTGTCCATCAAGCCAGTCATCTCTTTGTAGaaggctgccaggctgggcaggccTAATTTCCTCTTTATTAATCCATGCTGACTACTTGCAATCACATTCTTCTCCCTAATGTAAATGGTTTCCAGAATTATTTGCTTTctcagggtttggggtgagGCTGGTCTCACCAGCCTATAGTTCCTTATATCtcctttttttaacctttttaagAAAGGAGCTACATTTGCATTGTTCCAGTCCTTGGAACCTCCCCCAGTCACTGTGCCTATTCAAAGATTATCAAGAATGACCCTACGATGACAGCAGTAGCTTCTACAGAACATACCACTCCTTGGAGGCACATTCCATTATGTCCCATAAATTTGTGTATGACCAGTCTGCATAAATATTCCTGACCCTGCTTGTCCTTTGCTAGTGGATCTCCTGACAGCCCCACACAGCACTAGGCCCACATTTGCCCTTGTCTTCTGCTGCCGCTATACCTCTGGAGGCCCTTCATGTTGCCCTTCACACATCTTGCCAGATTCATCTCCAAGTGGGCTCTGGCTTTCTTAACCACATGAAAACAACTCAGATAGTGTTTCTTGTTCACTTGTACTGCTAGTACCTCATATGTGCTTCCTTTTCATGTCTGAGCTTTGCCAGGAGCTCATCCTACTATTTCTTGGTTTCCTGTATGTGGAGGTTTTTGAGCTTGGAAAAGGTCATTCTTAAAAATCAGTCAGCTCGTGGgcccttctccccagggctgtctcCTAAGGAATTCTTCCAAGCTGATGGCTCTAGACGCCAAGATGTGTTTTCCTGAAGGCAGTGGTTATGATCTTGCCATTTCCTTTGTTGCCTCTTTTCAAGATCCTGAATTCCACCATCTCATAATCACTAAAGCAAGATCCAGCTTTCACATTTTCTATTTGTAACAATGAGGTACACCAGAGCATCTCTCTTCCTGGCTCCTGCATTATCCTAAGTGACACTTACTGAGAGAATACAGATGGAGACTTCCAGGACAAACTTAAAGAATTCTGTACTGAAATTctggagaaataatttttccagttaTACAAATACAGcttattcaaattaaataaattttcacaCATAACCAGCTGATACACACCAGCATTTGCCAGGACAGTGATCTTTTATGTAATTGGTTTTGTCATAAGAAAGTGGAAGGCCTCAGAAAGAAGTTGTAGCAGTTGTTCGGCTTTTACTGTTCCTCTGGCTTTGATTATAAGAGATTTCTTGCCCCCGTTGAAGTCAGAAAACTGCAGAAcccaaattttattatttgttccTGTAAGGTTTTATTATGAATGGATTTTAGTGATAGGCTGACTTGatgtgaaggaaaagagaaaaacattggTTTGAATATTACATTTACTGGTTTAGCTAGAAGTCATTTATTATTGGTTAATCTTGCaaagttaaatttaaataattgttgAGAAATGGTTTTCCTCCATATCTTGCTGTGATGTACTCTACTGGGTATGAGTTAACACATTATTTAATGTAATAGTTTCCAGTTAAAAGGATTGCCTCCATCCCAGCCTAACAATGACAGCTCTGATAAATGTCAGTCTCCTGGATGTTGGCCTAAGTGAGCTGAGTCATAAAGCTGTCTTTCTCCTTGTCAAAAAGTCAATTACTTTACAATATATTAACACTAATTGTTCATGGAATTCCTGACTGGAAGTACATATTGATGGAGCTAAGTGCCTTTTGTCTAGGGAAAAAGCTTCGACTTAAGATTTGCCCAGATCTGGCATTTGTAAAGGTTAAGCATTAGAGGAAATCATATTCATTTTTTGGCTTAATTATTGCATCACTTTTAACAGCATAAACTGGACTGCAGAAACACACATGGTTGAAAGTGCAAGTGTGCTGTGGTGTTTTGGTAACTACACAGTCATAGATTTGGGCCATGCCGTATGTCCCTGAAAAGGTGGACTCCTCTGGACCAAAGcagtctgaaaacaaaaggtaaaGAAGTATTATACATACCCTTGAACTTCACATAAATAGATGTTTGTTGCCCCAGAAGTGGATGGTGTATTGCATCAAAAAGCATTGGTTATACTGTTTGGCTTAAGTTCAAAACCTGCCACTAAACATTAGAGGAATTCAGCTTTGAGGCTTTTTATGAAAGTTAGACATGAGAAAATTCAGCCTTGATATAATTAGCCATTGCTTAGTCAAGGCAGATCTGGTAACATTAATTAAACTTAAGCCAGCAAATAATAAGAGTATCTGATATTCTTGTGTTAATAGTGTTAGTTACACTTACAGAATTTCAAGCCAAAGTCTTTAAAATTTTGCACTTTCACTGTTTTAGTTTGAACACATGAAAGCAGGCATGCTCTTCATGACTTCTAAGGCAGAAGGTGAGTGTTACTCAACTGTGCCATCTTGTTGAACAACAGCATGTAAGAAGAACACTTGTTGTGCCAAGATCATCAATGTAGTTGTCATTTTAGATTGCAGTTTACATACTTCTCGTGTGCTTATtagctgtttctttccttgcCAGCACTGTGATTAGTGTTATTAATTAATGGcataataacaacaacaacaaaaaaagatatATGAAAATTGTCTGGTCTTTTCTCTATGCCAAAAAAAATATGGATATGGAAGTCAGTATGTAGAACTGCAGTTCTTTATGGGACAGAAGAATCTAGCTCTTTAAATCTTTGCATTTAAGTCTTTAAATAACTGAGGCTGTGATGTAAGGTATATGGTCAAATATGCTAATAGGACCAGAATATTAAGAATTTATTccttattcttttgttttcatatgaACACTAGCTACTTCAGTGTAGAAATAACTCTTGATGTTACAGACAAAATAAGGTATTAGACAGTGTAACTTAAGTTCTCAGTGGGAAAAGTTGctttgaattttcctttatCTGAAGGTTATGAAAATGTAAAGTTGTATAGATGTCTAAGGACTCAATTCTAGCTTCTGTGAAAAGGTCAGCACTGATTAAGTCCTAAGGAGAGATAGAACAGACTTCTGAGGAGCAGACTAAgtatatattaaattaattgttaGCATATTTAAACTTGGAAGAAACCTGAAGGAGAATCCAAAGCATTTCTTGAAGTTACCAAAAATACTGGTACAGCCATACACAGTTTCTCTGAACAGGATTAAATCAACCACACTTCTGGGAAAGGGCTGAGGTcaacacatgtatttttatagaTCAGTGGAAAGCAGTCAATGTGTCTGACGTCTGTCCTGTTCTGTCCTTGCGTGCCCCAGTGGTGCTGCTGTAGGAAACGGCCCCGTTCCCTTCCATTCTGCTCTGGAGGGGTCTTTCTTCTGGATGAAGGGGACAGTATTACTGTTGCAACTTCAAATTAAACCCTCCCGCTCTTTTCAGAGGTGCATGTTCTGGCTAGAGGCTGTTTGTTTGTTACAAACTGGTGTCAGAGTCACGAAACAGCCgcagaagaaagggaagaataaCATTGCAATTATATTGCATTCCCCATTTAggtaatttttgcatttcttaaaGAAGAGGCAATGACATTCAGCTAATTCAAACACCCATGGGTGTTGTGATTATAACATCAACATTTGTGAAGAATAGAAAGCTCCACAGAAGGAAAGTCTACCTCTGGAAGTGTGCTTCACAGCTGATGGCAGGTTTAACCTGTGAAGGGTGATATTTGCATAGAGGATGTGGCCTCATTGTTACAAGTGCATTAAGCTTCACATCGCTGTAAAGTCAGAGTTTGGCAAACACTAATCTTGATGGTGGTTTTAAAACTCCACCCTCATTTCAGTAGATTCTTCTCAGCTGGGCTGAGGCAACTGTTAATGAGGTCATGTAATAAAGTGTTGAGGTTGAAAATACCTCAGCTGAtacagagaagaggaaggggGTTTTGTAATTAGGTACATGAACCAGCAAAACTGGCTAGTTTAGTCAGCATGTCTGATTTAAGAGATGCTTGTCAAACTACACCCCAGTTCTGTGGCTGTCCTTATCATCAAGAACTGCCAAATCATCTCTCTCATCATTGGTTACTCCCATTCCTGAGTTCCATTTCTGAGCACAGGGCAATGAGTGCACGAGGACCTGcaaaaaaatcctagaaaacATCTGCCAGCATTCCTGACTGctgcctgtggaaaaaaatcaaaatatgccCATGATGTAAAGGTCTGGAACTGAGCATCCACACTGTAGACAAccctccttaaaaaaaacctatgCAAAAGTAGTCAAACAACTTTTTAATTATCTAAATGAGTTAAATATATGGTTTTaactcattttatttaaattagttAAACTATAAATTTTTACTAAGCGTACCCAATTATTTTCATAGTCTTATGATGACTGCTACTGTGTTCCAGAATTACTTTCATGTATTTAGTAAAATCTCTATAGTTTtcattctctctttctttctcttgcaaGTTCTAATTCTCAATTGTATAAAAATTCTTAATATCATAACAGCCTGTTAATTGAtgttctgatttgttttttagCAAGTTAGCCATTTAAACTATCTGAACAGATTCCCAAGAGTACTTggaaaaatttcctttgctgtattatgtataaatatatttggtAGAACTCAGATTTTGTAATGATGGTTTCCATTGCAGAGCAATCAGGGACAAAATAAGGAGTCCATCATGTGTGACTTTGTAAAGTATTCTGTTTCTCTAAGATTACCCTGGAAACATTCACTGTCTGCTGAACCTCTAGTATTTTGTGTCAAAACAAGCCCAAACATATTTTGTATagcaagaaaaatgcattagcaGTCAatatagaattttaaattataattgtATATTTACCATAAATATAGAGTATTAAATATAGCTAATTAAAGGCAAGAACAACCTGGAAGCATATTTGGATCACTGTACTACACCACTGCTATCCTAACCTAGGATACTGGGAAAATCACAGCccagtttttaaaagcatctagttttcctttgctttgtttttattcaaatatgtttttcacTGTATTACACATGAAACCTCTTAAATAATTCTAATTAGATGccttcaaaaaataaaacaaaaacaaaaggccCAAACCAAATGTTCTTTGGGCTTATCTATTCAGCCTCTTTGTTCTCACTAGTTCTTGAAGTAGGAAGTCAAATTTTCGtagtcatagaatggtttgagttaggagggacctttaaaggtcacctGGTCCAACACCCACTAGGGATATCACTTAAGATGCTCAGTGTCATATTTTCTGCAGTATCATGTATTCcagcataattttaaattcttttggaCAGCAATATTTACAAAGGGCTCTAGTGTAGATCACTGTGCACGTTGTAGTACAAGAACAGGCTTCCTAAGCACTTCACTAGATCTTCTCAGGGAGCTCTTCCAAACAAGACAATGTTACAAATGCTACAAATGTACAGACAGTATCAAAGGTGGCACATAACACAGATTATAATCCACTATTAGTAATGATCATTATCACCCTTATGAATATGATTTTGACAATCGTATCTGAATACAGCTGAATGAATCTGaaccaaacataaaaatatacattctTGCCTTCTAAGCTAAcatgcagcacagaaataactGAAGTACCTCTCTATACAAAGCAGGTATCATTTCACAtctgtgttaaaaatatatttccccTTAAAGAAACTATTACCCTAATCTAGGATTtatgaaagaagtaaaaatatctACACTCTACAAAAGTAACTGTGGCTTTGGAAGAGGTGAGATTGCTCTGGAGAAGAGAACAGGACAGACTTTTGCATAATCCTGGGAAGTATTGCAGTATTAACACAGCAGTCAATTCGTTATCTGAAACTGAGTCACAAAATTGTGCTGtcctttttagaaaaaatagaaCTTTCAAGAAAGATGGTAATGCCATTCCCTTTCAAACATAAGGGAGCAGAAACACCCCTGGGGTGAATGAAACCTGCATGGATGAAATTGTTCATGTATGTTCAGTAGCCACACTCTATAGAGTGTGTTGCTAGAGCAACAGTAGGTGGGGGTAGAAGGAGGGGGTGTCCTCAAAGTGAATTACTTGtggaaataaatatgtattattaaCCTCATACCAGTTTATACATTAACATATGTATTCACAGTGTGCAATTTCAAGTTCTCTTGTGCAATACCTGAAGACTCTCTCTTTTTAATCTTCCTCTCCTGAGACTATAATTCATTCCATGTTCCTTTCTCCCACGataacatataaataaatacaatttgaCAAAATATGAAACTGTAGTAAAGAAATAAACCTTGTCTCAAGAGTAATTTCTCTT encodes:
- the SPAM1 gene encoding hyaluronidase PH-20 isoform X1 — translated: METVRQIQSFGICVTCMYPLASGVVFATLLVSCCSSLNIRARPLVSNSPFLSIWNAPTELCTERTGVQLDMNFFPLIGSTLKTSIGQNITLFYPDRLGYYPYKNEITGEAFHGGLPQLSLLEKHLKKAKEDIQFYIPSDEQLGLAVIDWENWRPVWIRNWGSKDIYRQESIELVQQRDLSLSEAEARAIAKMEFEFAAKSFMLETLKLGIETKPNRLWGYYLYPDCYNYDYKQNPHNYTGTCLDIEIERNNELNWLWEKSTALYPSIYLETALKSSRNAQLFVRNRVQEAIRTSHVSNSSHPLPVFVYTRPVFTDVYEEYLSEDDLVNTIGESAALGASGIVIWGDMNLTQNKNTCRTLDNYLRKTLTPYLINVTMATRLCSQVLCQDSGACARKKWNSSDYLHLNPENIAIQMAKDGKYTLQGQPSYQDLQTFIEKFDCHCYAGHSCEPRADISDIHYLHACISEDICIQISSNSFSNIEDSEEKILSNRTAFSFTSESKVTLSTHPEIEDIQSTFGNNILNITTAEYNSVTTASSHGLGENDTRTFNSSSSYKIRMFNLFHLILLLRTLIQMTHESENILFPEYI
- the SPAM1 gene encoding hyaluronidase PH-20 isoform X2 encodes the protein METVRQIQSFGICVTCMYPLASGVVFATLLVSCCSSLNIRARPLVSNSPFLSIWNAPTELCTERTGVQLDMNFFPLIGSTLKTSIGQNITLFYPDRLGYYPYKNEITGEAFHGGLPQLSLLEKHLKKAKEDIQFYIPSDEQLGLAVIDWENWRPVWIRNWGSKDIYRQESIELVQQRDLSLSEAEARAIAKMEFEFAAKSFMLETLKLGIETKPNRLWGYYLYPDCYNYDYKQNPHNYTGTCLDIEIERNNELNWLWEKSTALYPSIYLETALKSSRNAQLFVRNRVQEAIRTSHVSNSSHPLPVFVYTRPVFTDVYEEYLSEDDLVNTIGESAALGASGIVIWGDMNLTQNKNTCRTLDNYLRKTLTPYLINVTMATRLCSQVLCQDSGACARKKWNSSDYLHLNPENIAIQMAKDGKYTLQGQPSYQDLQTFIEKFDCHCYAGHSCEPRADISDIHYLHACISEDICIQISSNSFSNIEDSEEKILSNRTAFSFTSESCWS